In Styela clava chromosome 14, kaStyClav1.hap1.2, whole genome shotgun sequence, the following are encoded in one genomic region:
- the LOC120340567 gene encoding atlastin-2-like isoform X3 — protein sequence MVKTTSITCIKDGEIRLDRNALCSITLRSDIKENRIAVISIFHDGRSNNVNADILHQYFQIKKWERKRWMSEIGKSPDIDRKSDKPVIRIWDDLIMINTESGEKIGVLIMESIVALDDKEVIKEHNSVKLLTWSLLASSISIVNISRRMQKCYLENLQISMDYALAVAAKKATSLKLHSVMFLVQDWMGTNKYRFGLDGGKSYLEELSSQSETRETLKNLKSAQTEMECFLLPHRQAVDMNDPFCNNNNRDRETVFGGYVSSFGDTLLNRTKSFKDSKAPMEIFELLTSHDQLFDSPVIREPKLLLQEASKDHYENVCAQCFKKYDRTMRVRTKGVQFDEILDINREVTVNTLKEFDSSSRVGLESLRTEFRDKLANKCNNLHRQYEDTANNRMLEAEKQLTEIADREMCEYIAEIEKKLVGQISDADLDMCHQQYYLGAIKSFRSKTSTPIFERCEKLKNKFNEKMQNDIKEYYKGLKDENEKNWNMKELQKLVNDMTDQYRKRINDHSTKGVAEKSLQEEHTKICASVGSQFNDKASFAPSALVKTNKGNLDDRIRTMYFEALTENRNVARVKNKKLEELVNQMAKQFQQKINEVAKGINANELQAKYNQIRHSVLSLFNTTASSISVSDLVETHRRNLMQIIERMYNEACTKNRNMAQTAIERNRLEQRLMLGNHGSPEGPHLVGAVLEHTQVQQGPNGVRVTRTVRRVFLPGGGIGR from the exons TGGGAAAGAAAGCGATGGATGAGCGAGATCGGAAAGTCACCAGATATTGACAGAAAATCCGACAAACCTGTTATAAGAATATGGGATGACTTGATAATGATAAACACTGAATCTGGAGAAAAG ATCGGAGTGTTGATCATGGAGAGCATAGTAGCCTTAGATGACAAAGAAGTGATAAAGGAACACAACTCCGTCAAATTACTTACCTGGAGCTTGTTGGCAAGTTCGATTTCGATTGTAAATATTTCCCGAAGGATGCAAAAATGTTACCTTGAAAATTTGCAG ATTTCAATGGATTACGCTTTGGCAGTCGCAGCAAAGAAAGCGACAAGTTTGAAG CTTCATTCAGTCATGTTTCTGGTACAAGATTGGATGGGAACAAATAAATACCGTTTTGGATTAGATGGAGGGAAAAGTTATTTAGAAGAGCTTTCTTCTCAAAGTGAAACACGAGAGACGTTAAAAAACCTGAAATCAGCTCAAACAGAAATGGAATGTTTCTTGCTACCACATCGACAAGCAGTGGACATGAATGATCCATTTtgtaacaacaacaacagag ACAGAGAAACGGTGTTTGGTGGATATGTGTCGTCATTCGGAGATACTTTATTAAATCGAACAAAGAGCTTCAAGGATTCAAAAGCTCCAATGGAGATCTTTGAACTATTGACCTCTCATGATCAACTATTCGATTCTCCTGTGATACGTGAACCAAAACTATTATTGCAG GAAGCGTCCAAGGATCATTATGAAAATGTCTGTGCACAATGCTTTAAGAAATATGATCGAACAATGAGG GTTCGTACAAAAGGAGTTCAGTTTGACGAAATATTGGATATAAACCGGGAAGTTACTGTGAATACCTTGAAAGAATTTGACTCGTCATCAAGGGTCGGTCTAGAATCTTTGAGAACTGAATTTCGCGACAAACTAGCAAACAAATGTAATAACCTTCACAGACAATATGAAGATACTGCAAATAATCGAATG tTAGAAGCAGAAAAACAGTTGACAGAAATTGCAGACAGGGAAATGTGTGAATATATTGCCGAGATTGAGAAA AAACTAGTCGGTCAGATATCTGATGCTGACCTCGATATGTGTCATCAGCAGTATTATTTAGGCGCAATCAAATCTTTCCGATCGAAAACATCCACACCGATATTTGAACGCTGTGAAAAGCTCAAGAacaaatttaatgaaaagatgcaaaatgatattaaagaatattataaaGGATTAAAGGACGAAAACGAGAAG AACTGGAACATGAAAGAGTTACAAAAATTGGTGAATGACATGACTGACCAATATCGGAAAAGAATAAACGAT cATTCAACAAAGGGAGTTGCTGAAAAAAGTTTACAGGAGGAACATACCAAAATTTGTGCCTCTGTTGGTTCTCAATTCAACGATAAGGCATCTTTCGCGCCAAGTGCATTAGTGAAAACGAATAAAGGAAATCTCGACGACAGAATCAGAACAATGTATTTTGAAGCGCTTACTGAAAACAGGAATGTGGCAAGGGTGAAG AATAAGAAATTGGAAGAATTAGTCAACCAGATGGCAaaacaatttcaacaaaaaattaac GAGGTAGCAAAAGGCATCAATGCAAATGAACTACAGGCAAAATACAATCAGATTCGTCATTCGGTCCTATCGCTGTTCAATACTACAGCATCATCGATTTCTGTGAGTGATCTGGTTGAAACGCACAGACGAAATCTAATGCAGATTATAGAAAGGATGTACAATGAAGCATGTACCAAGAATAGGAATATGGCG CAAACTGCAATTGAACGCAATCGTCTCGAGCAACGGTTAATG tTGGGAAACCATGGGTCTCCCGAAGGCCCTCATCTAGTCGGAGCTGTGTTGGAACATACG CAGGTACAACAGGGCCCCAATGGTGTAAGAGTAACTCGTACAGTTCGAAGAGTATTTCTTCCAGGCGGCGGTATTGGACGATAA
- the LOC120340567 gene encoding atlastin-2-like isoform X1 yields MVKTTSITCIKDGEIRLDRNALCSITLRSDIKENRIAVISIFHDGRSNNVNADILHQYFQIKKWERKRWMSEIGKSPDIDRKSDKPVIRIWDDLIMINTESGEKIGVLIMESIVALDDKEVIKEHNSVKLLTWSLLASSISIVNISRRMQKCYLENLQISMDYALAVAAKKATSLKLHSVMFLVQDWMGTNKYRFGLDGGKSYLEELSSQSETRETLKNLKSAQTEMECFLLPHRQAVDMNDPFCNNNNRDRETVFGGYVSSFGDTLLNRTKSFKDSKAPMEIFELLTSHDQLFDSPVIREPKLLLQEASKDHYENVCAQCFKKYDRTMRVRTKGVQFDEILDINREVTVNTLKEFDSSSRVGLESLRTEFRDKLANKCNNLHRQYEDTANNRMLEAEKQLTEIADREMCEYIAEIEKKLVGQISDADLDMCHQQYYLGAIKSFRSKTSTPIFERCEKLKNKFNEKMQNDIKEYYKGLKDENEKNWNMKELQKLVNDMTDQYRKRINDHSTKGVAEKSLQEEHTKICASVGSQFNDKASFAPSALVKTNKGNLDDRIRTMYFEALTENRNVARVKNKKLEELVNQMAKQFQQKINEVAKGINANELQAKYNQIRHSVLSLFNTTASSISVSDLVETHRRNLMQIIERMYNEACTKNRNMAQTAIERNRLEQRLMQLGNHGSPEGPHLVGAVLEHTQVQQGPNGVRVTRTVRRVFLPGGGIGR; encoded by the exons TGGGAAAGAAAGCGATGGATGAGCGAGATCGGAAAGTCACCAGATATTGACAGAAAATCCGACAAACCTGTTATAAGAATATGGGATGACTTGATAATGATAAACACTGAATCTGGAGAAAAG ATCGGAGTGTTGATCATGGAGAGCATAGTAGCCTTAGATGACAAAGAAGTGATAAAGGAACACAACTCCGTCAAATTACTTACCTGGAGCTTGTTGGCAAGTTCGATTTCGATTGTAAATATTTCCCGAAGGATGCAAAAATGTTACCTTGAAAATTTGCAG ATTTCAATGGATTACGCTTTGGCAGTCGCAGCAAAGAAAGCGACAAGTTTGAAG CTTCATTCAGTCATGTTTCTGGTACAAGATTGGATGGGAACAAATAAATACCGTTTTGGATTAGATGGAGGGAAAAGTTATTTAGAAGAGCTTTCTTCTCAAAGTGAAACACGAGAGACGTTAAAAAACCTGAAATCAGCTCAAACAGAAATGGAATGTTTCTTGCTACCACATCGACAAGCAGTGGACATGAATGATCCATTTtgtaacaacaacaacagag ACAGAGAAACGGTGTTTGGTGGATATGTGTCGTCATTCGGAGATACTTTATTAAATCGAACAAAGAGCTTCAAGGATTCAAAAGCTCCAATGGAGATCTTTGAACTATTGACCTCTCATGATCAACTATTCGATTCTCCTGTGATACGTGAACCAAAACTATTATTGCAG GAAGCGTCCAAGGATCATTATGAAAATGTCTGTGCACAATGCTTTAAGAAATATGATCGAACAATGAGG GTTCGTACAAAAGGAGTTCAGTTTGACGAAATATTGGATATAAACCGGGAAGTTACTGTGAATACCTTGAAAGAATTTGACTCGTCATCAAGGGTCGGTCTAGAATCTTTGAGAACTGAATTTCGCGACAAACTAGCAAACAAATGTAATAACCTTCACAGACAATATGAAGATACTGCAAATAATCGAATG tTAGAAGCAGAAAAACAGTTGACAGAAATTGCAGACAGGGAAATGTGTGAATATATTGCCGAGATTGAGAAA AAACTAGTCGGTCAGATATCTGATGCTGACCTCGATATGTGTCATCAGCAGTATTATTTAGGCGCAATCAAATCTTTCCGATCGAAAACATCCACACCGATATTTGAACGCTGTGAAAAGCTCAAGAacaaatttaatgaaaagatgcaaaatgatattaaagaatattataaaGGATTAAAGGACGAAAACGAGAAG AACTGGAACATGAAAGAGTTACAAAAATTGGTGAATGACATGACTGACCAATATCGGAAAAGAATAAACGAT cATTCAACAAAGGGAGTTGCTGAAAAAAGTTTACAGGAGGAACATACCAAAATTTGTGCCTCTGTTGGTTCTCAATTCAACGATAAGGCATCTTTCGCGCCAAGTGCATTAGTGAAAACGAATAAAGGAAATCTCGACGACAGAATCAGAACAATGTATTTTGAAGCGCTTACTGAAAACAGGAATGTGGCAAGGGTGAAG AATAAGAAATTGGAAGAATTAGTCAACCAGATGGCAaaacaatttcaacaaaaaattaac GAGGTAGCAAAAGGCATCAATGCAAATGAACTACAGGCAAAATACAATCAGATTCGTCATTCGGTCCTATCGCTGTTCAATACTACAGCATCATCGATTTCTGTGAGTGATCTGGTTGAAACGCACAGACGAAATCTAATGCAGATTATAGAAAGGATGTACAATGAAGCATGTACCAAGAATAGGAATATGGCG CAAACTGCAATTGAACGCAATCGTCTCGAGCAACGGTTAATG cagtTGGGAAACCATGGGTCTCCCGAAGGCCCTCATCTAGTCGGAGCTGTGTTGGAACATACG CAGGTACAACAGGGCCCCAATGGTGTAAGAGTAACTCGTACAGTTCGAAGAGTATTTCTTCCAGGCGGCGGTATTGGACGATAA
- the LOC120340567 gene encoding atlastin-2-like isoform X2: MVKTTSITCIKDGEIRLDRNALCSITLRSDIKENRIAVISIFHDGRSNNVNADILHQYFQIKKWERKRWMSEIGKSPDIDRKSDKPVIRIWDDLIMINTESGEKIGVLIMESIVALDDKEVIKEHNSVKLLTWSLLASSISIVNISRRMQKCYLENLQISMDYALAVAAKKATSLKLHSVMFLVQDWMGTNKYRFGLDGGKSYLEELSSQSETRETLKNLKSAQTEMECFLLPHRQAVDMNDPFCNNNNRDRETVFGGYVSSFGDTLLNRTKSFKDSKAPMEIFELLTSHDQLFDSPVIREPKLLLQEASKDHYENVCAQCFKKYDRTMRVRTKGVQFDEILDINREVTVNTLKEFDSSSRVGLESLRTEFRDKLANKCNNLHRQYEDTANNRMLEAEKQLTEIADREMCEYIAEIEKKLVGQISDADLDMCHQQYYLGAIKSFRSKTSTPIFERCEKLKNKFNEKMQNDIKEYYKGLKDENEKNWNMKELQKLVNDMTDQYRKRINDHSTKGVAEKSLQEEHTKICASVGSQFNDKASFAPSALVKTNKGNLDDRIRTMYFEALTENRNVARVKNKKLEELVNQMAKQFQQKINEVAKGINANELQAKYNQIRHSVLSLFNTTASSISVSDLVETHRRNLMQIIERMYNEACTKNRNMAQTAIERNRLEQRLMQLGNHGSPEGPHLVGAVLEHTVQQGPNGVRVTRTVRRVFLPGGGIGR, from the exons TGGGAAAGAAAGCGATGGATGAGCGAGATCGGAAAGTCACCAGATATTGACAGAAAATCCGACAAACCTGTTATAAGAATATGGGATGACTTGATAATGATAAACACTGAATCTGGAGAAAAG ATCGGAGTGTTGATCATGGAGAGCATAGTAGCCTTAGATGACAAAGAAGTGATAAAGGAACACAACTCCGTCAAATTACTTACCTGGAGCTTGTTGGCAAGTTCGATTTCGATTGTAAATATTTCCCGAAGGATGCAAAAATGTTACCTTGAAAATTTGCAG ATTTCAATGGATTACGCTTTGGCAGTCGCAGCAAAGAAAGCGACAAGTTTGAAG CTTCATTCAGTCATGTTTCTGGTACAAGATTGGATGGGAACAAATAAATACCGTTTTGGATTAGATGGAGGGAAAAGTTATTTAGAAGAGCTTTCTTCTCAAAGTGAAACACGAGAGACGTTAAAAAACCTGAAATCAGCTCAAACAGAAATGGAATGTTTCTTGCTACCACATCGACAAGCAGTGGACATGAATGATCCATTTtgtaacaacaacaacagag ACAGAGAAACGGTGTTTGGTGGATATGTGTCGTCATTCGGAGATACTTTATTAAATCGAACAAAGAGCTTCAAGGATTCAAAAGCTCCAATGGAGATCTTTGAACTATTGACCTCTCATGATCAACTATTCGATTCTCCTGTGATACGTGAACCAAAACTATTATTGCAG GAAGCGTCCAAGGATCATTATGAAAATGTCTGTGCACAATGCTTTAAGAAATATGATCGAACAATGAGG GTTCGTACAAAAGGAGTTCAGTTTGACGAAATATTGGATATAAACCGGGAAGTTACTGTGAATACCTTGAAAGAATTTGACTCGTCATCAAGGGTCGGTCTAGAATCTTTGAGAACTGAATTTCGCGACAAACTAGCAAACAAATGTAATAACCTTCACAGACAATATGAAGATACTGCAAATAATCGAATG tTAGAAGCAGAAAAACAGTTGACAGAAATTGCAGACAGGGAAATGTGTGAATATATTGCCGAGATTGAGAAA AAACTAGTCGGTCAGATATCTGATGCTGACCTCGATATGTGTCATCAGCAGTATTATTTAGGCGCAATCAAATCTTTCCGATCGAAAACATCCACACCGATATTTGAACGCTGTGAAAAGCTCAAGAacaaatttaatgaaaagatgcaaaatgatattaaagaatattataaaGGATTAAAGGACGAAAACGAGAAG AACTGGAACATGAAAGAGTTACAAAAATTGGTGAATGACATGACTGACCAATATCGGAAAAGAATAAACGAT cATTCAACAAAGGGAGTTGCTGAAAAAAGTTTACAGGAGGAACATACCAAAATTTGTGCCTCTGTTGGTTCTCAATTCAACGATAAGGCATCTTTCGCGCCAAGTGCATTAGTGAAAACGAATAAAGGAAATCTCGACGACAGAATCAGAACAATGTATTTTGAAGCGCTTACTGAAAACAGGAATGTGGCAAGGGTGAAG AATAAGAAATTGGAAGAATTAGTCAACCAGATGGCAaaacaatttcaacaaaaaattaac GAGGTAGCAAAAGGCATCAATGCAAATGAACTACAGGCAAAATACAATCAGATTCGTCATTCGGTCCTATCGCTGTTCAATACTACAGCATCATCGATTTCTGTGAGTGATCTGGTTGAAACGCACAGACGAAATCTAATGCAGATTATAGAAAGGATGTACAATGAAGCATGTACCAAGAATAGGAATATGGCG CAAACTGCAATTGAACGCAATCGTCTCGAGCAACGGTTAATG cagtTGGGAAACCATGGGTCTCCCGAAGGCCCTCATCTAGTCGGAGCTGTGTTGGAACATACG GTACAACAGGGCCCCAATGGTGTAAGAGTAACTCGTACAGTTCGAAGAGTATTTCTTCCAGGCGGCGGTATTGGACGATAA
- the LOC120340567 gene encoding atlastin-2-like isoform X4, producing MVKTTSITCIKDGEIRLDRNALCSITLRSDIKENRIAVISIFHDGRSNNVNADILHQYFQIKKWERKRWMSEIGKSPDIDRKSDKPVIRIWDDLIMINTESGEKIGVLIMESIVALDDKEVIKEHNSVKLLTWSLLASSISIVNISRRMQKCYLENLQISMDYALAVAAKKATSLKLHSVMFLVQDWMGTNKYRFGLDGGKSYLEELSSQSETRETLKNLKSAQTEMECFLLPHRQAVDMNDPFCNNNNRDRETVFGGYVSSFGDTLLNRTKSFKDSKAPMEIFELLTSHDQLFDSPVIREPKLLLQEASKDHYENVCAQCFKKYDRTMRVRTKGVQFDEILDINREVTVNTLKEFDSSSRVGLESLRTEFRDKLANKCNNLHRQYEDTANNRMLEAEKQLTEIADREMCEYIAEIEKKLVGQISDADLDMCHQQYYLGAIKSFRSKTSTPIFERCEKLKNKFNEKMQNDIKEYYKGLKDENEKNWNMKELQKLVNDMTDQYRKRINDHSTKGVAEKSLQEEHTKICASVGSQFNDKASFAPSALVKTNKGNLDDRIRTMYFEALTENRNVARVKNKKLEELVNQMAKQFQQKINEVAKGINANELQAKYNQIRHSVLSLFNTTASSISVSDLVETHRRNLMQIIERMYNEACTKNRNMAQTAIERNRLEQRLMLGNHGSPEGPHLVGAVLEHTVQQGPNGVRVTRTVRRVFLPGGGIGR from the exons TGGGAAAGAAAGCGATGGATGAGCGAGATCGGAAAGTCACCAGATATTGACAGAAAATCCGACAAACCTGTTATAAGAATATGGGATGACTTGATAATGATAAACACTGAATCTGGAGAAAAG ATCGGAGTGTTGATCATGGAGAGCATAGTAGCCTTAGATGACAAAGAAGTGATAAAGGAACACAACTCCGTCAAATTACTTACCTGGAGCTTGTTGGCAAGTTCGATTTCGATTGTAAATATTTCCCGAAGGATGCAAAAATGTTACCTTGAAAATTTGCAG ATTTCAATGGATTACGCTTTGGCAGTCGCAGCAAAGAAAGCGACAAGTTTGAAG CTTCATTCAGTCATGTTTCTGGTACAAGATTGGATGGGAACAAATAAATACCGTTTTGGATTAGATGGAGGGAAAAGTTATTTAGAAGAGCTTTCTTCTCAAAGTGAAACACGAGAGACGTTAAAAAACCTGAAATCAGCTCAAACAGAAATGGAATGTTTCTTGCTACCACATCGACAAGCAGTGGACATGAATGATCCATTTtgtaacaacaacaacagag ACAGAGAAACGGTGTTTGGTGGATATGTGTCGTCATTCGGAGATACTTTATTAAATCGAACAAAGAGCTTCAAGGATTCAAAAGCTCCAATGGAGATCTTTGAACTATTGACCTCTCATGATCAACTATTCGATTCTCCTGTGATACGTGAACCAAAACTATTATTGCAG GAAGCGTCCAAGGATCATTATGAAAATGTCTGTGCACAATGCTTTAAGAAATATGATCGAACAATGAGG GTTCGTACAAAAGGAGTTCAGTTTGACGAAATATTGGATATAAACCGGGAAGTTACTGTGAATACCTTGAAAGAATTTGACTCGTCATCAAGGGTCGGTCTAGAATCTTTGAGAACTGAATTTCGCGACAAACTAGCAAACAAATGTAATAACCTTCACAGACAATATGAAGATACTGCAAATAATCGAATG tTAGAAGCAGAAAAACAGTTGACAGAAATTGCAGACAGGGAAATGTGTGAATATATTGCCGAGATTGAGAAA AAACTAGTCGGTCAGATATCTGATGCTGACCTCGATATGTGTCATCAGCAGTATTATTTAGGCGCAATCAAATCTTTCCGATCGAAAACATCCACACCGATATTTGAACGCTGTGAAAAGCTCAAGAacaaatttaatgaaaagatgcaaaatgatattaaagaatattataaaGGATTAAAGGACGAAAACGAGAAG AACTGGAACATGAAAGAGTTACAAAAATTGGTGAATGACATGACTGACCAATATCGGAAAAGAATAAACGAT cATTCAACAAAGGGAGTTGCTGAAAAAAGTTTACAGGAGGAACATACCAAAATTTGTGCCTCTGTTGGTTCTCAATTCAACGATAAGGCATCTTTCGCGCCAAGTGCATTAGTGAAAACGAATAAAGGAAATCTCGACGACAGAATCAGAACAATGTATTTTGAAGCGCTTACTGAAAACAGGAATGTGGCAAGGGTGAAG AATAAGAAATTGGAAGAATTAGTCAACCAGATGGCAaaacaatttcaacaaaaaattaac GAGGTAGCAAAAGGCATCAATGCAAATGAACTACAGGCAAAATACAATCAGATTCGTCATTCGGTCCTATCGCTGTTCAATACTACAGCATCATCGATTTCTGTGAGTGATCTGGTTGAAACGCACAGACGAAATCTAATGCAGATTATAGAAAGGATGTACAATGAAGCATGTACCAAGAATAGGAATATGGCG CAAACTGCAATTGAACGCAATCGTCTCGAGCAACGGTTAATG tTGGGAAACCATGGGTCTCCCGAAGGCCCTCATCTAGTCGGAGCTGTGTTGGAACATACG GTACAACAGGGCCCCAATGGTGTAAGAGTAACTCGTACAGTTCGAAGAGTATTTCTTCCAGGCGGCGGTATTGGACGATAA